The window CCCCGTGCCGGCGTGCACCTCGAGGGCGCGAATGATCCGCCGGACGTTGTGCGGATGCACCCGCATCGCCGCGGCGGGGTCCACCAGGAGAAGCCGCCGGTAGAGGGTTCCCGGACCGCCGGCGTGTTCTTCTGCTTCCAACTCCGCGCGCAGGGGCCAGTTCGGGGGGGCCGATGGGATCCGGAGATCGTCCACGACCGCCCGAATGTACAGCCCCGTCCCTCCCACCAGCAGCGCGACGCGGTGGCGCCCGCGGATCCCCTCAAGGGCGACCCGGGCGAGGCGCTGGTAGTCGGCGAGGGTGACGATTTCGTCTGGAGCCGCGACGTCGATCAGGTGGTGCGGCACGCGCCGCCGGTCCTCCGGGGTCGGCTTGGCCGTGCCGATGTCCATCCCCCGGTAGAGCGTCCTGGAGTCGGCAGAAACGATCTCGGCGTCGAGCCGTTCGGCGAGCGCGACCGCGATCGCGGTCTTTCCGATGGCGGTCGGTCCCCCGATGACGATCAGGGCGGGAGCGCTCACCCCGCGGGCCTAGTGTCTCCGCCGGCGCCGGCGGCGCCGCGCGGGCGGGACGACGGAGGCGGGGGGTGCGACCACCGGGCCCCCCGCCGGAACGACGGGGGTGGGCGTCGGGGTCGCGTCGGCAGTTGAGGCGCGAGCGGTCACGGCCGGGGTGCCGGTCAGCCGCGAGCGGTGGGGACGGTCATCGAGCCAGACGAACTGGCGAGGGGCGGACCTCCGATCGAACGCGTAGAACCCCTGATAGAGCGAGCGGGCGATCTCCACCGCCTTCGCCGCGTTCTCGGCGGAGAGCAACGCCTCGATCCGCGTCTCCCCGCCCCGACCGGCGTGCTGCACGTCCTCGTACTCCCCCTTATAGTGGGTGAGCATGTTTCGCCAAGTTCGCAGCTCGGACATGGCGCGGAGCTCCTTGCCCTCCTCGCCGAAGGTCTTCCCCGTCTTGCTCACGAGACGCGTGACCTCCATCCACTTGCCCTCCGGCGACATCCGATCGTAATGCCGATACCGGCCGCCCAGCCGATCCGCCCCGACCATGTTGATGAACGCCTCCAGGGCGAGGAACGACATCAGGAGCGCGACCAAGCTGTGAGTCTGCTCCCCCTCCCGGTTTGGCGGCGAGGCGTGCGCGCACCGCGCCGCGGCATCCGCATGCTCGCGGGCGAGGGCAAACATTGTCTGCTCGAGATGGGTTCGCTCCCATGCCTGCTCCCCCGTCCCCGCCTCCGCCGCCGCTCCCCCCACCGCAGCCGGGCTGGGAGGGACACCGGGAGATGCGGGGAGCGCGGCCGGAGATTTTCTGGTGGGACGGCGCCGCCGACGCCGGATCGGCTTGGCCGCGCCCCCGACCGCCGGCTGGTCCGAGGGCGTGACGCCCGGCGCCTGCCCGTCCGTGCTGGATTCGGTGGCAACGTCCCTGAACACGGGGGCGATCGGAGCCGGCGGGGGCGCCGGCAATGCGGAGGGCGCCTCCGGGAGGGGAGTGATCCCGGCGGGGCGGTGCCGCCGGCGCTGCCTCGGCCTGGTCATACATCTCAGTTCGGCGGCTCCGCTCGCGCCTCCCCCCAAGGGGGACCCCGACCGGGGGCGCCGAAGAAAGGGGTGGCCATGAGCAGCCTTACCCCGATGATGCAGCAGTACCGCTCGCTGAAGGATCAACACCCCAACGCGGTTCTGCTCTTCCGCCTCGGTGATTTCTTCGAAGCGTTCGACGAGGACGCGGCCATTGTGGCGCGCGAGCTCCAGCTCACCCTGACGAGCCGGCCGGTGGCCAAGGGCCGGCGAATCCCGATGTGTGGCATCCCCCATCACGCGCTGCACACCTACGTGCGACGGCTGATCGATCGGGGACACCGGGTCGCGATCTGCGACCAGGTCGAGGATCCGAAACACACGCGGACGCTGGTTCGCCGGGAAGTCGTCCGCATCGTCACGCCGGGCACCGTGATCGAGGACGACCTCCTCACCCCCCGCGAGAACAACTTCCTTGCCGCGGTGATGCGGCGACCGCGGTCGACGCGAGGGGCCGAGGGGGCAGGTCGGGCCGACGGCTGGGGGATGGCTTGGGCCGACCTCTCCACCGGCGAGTTCTTCGCGATGGAGGGAGAGGCCGGGGTCGAGCTGTCCGACACGCTGGCGCTGTGGCACCCGCGAGAGGTTCTGGTTCCCGATGATCCCGAGATGATCGCGGTCACCGTCGAGGGGATCACCACCACGCCATGCGACGCGCAATGGTTCGACCCCGAGGCCGCGGCTCGCATCCTGCGCGACCATTTGGGGGTGGCGACCCTCGACGCCTTCGGGCTCGCGGAGGCCCCCCTCGCCACCGGCGCGGCAGGAGCGCTCATCCTGTACCTCCGCGAGACCCAAAAGGGCGCGCTGCCGCACCTCCGCAACCTCCGACTGATCCCCCGCGAATCCGCGCTGGTCTTCGATGAGGCCACCCAGCGGGCGCTCGCCCTGTGGCCGGCGTCGAGGGACGGCAGGGGAGGCGAGACGCTCCTCGATGTGCTCGATCTGTCGGAGACCCCGATGGGCGGCCGACTCCTCAGGCGGTGGCTGCAGCACCCCTTGATCGATCTCGCCGCGCTCGAGGCGCGCTTGAATGGAGTGGAATCCTTCGTCGGCAACGCCTCCGCCCGCGAGGCGCTGCGCGCCCGCCTGCGGACCGTGGGGGACATCGAGCGGTTGGCCGGGCGGCTGGCCCACGAGGCGGGGTCCCCTCGCGACCTCGCCGCCCTCCGGAACTCCCTCCAGGCGCTGCCGCCCATTCCGCCGCTCCTCGCCGGGATGGCCGACGTCGGCATCCAGGGGTTCCTGCCGGCCCTTGCGGTCCCGCCGGAGGTCGGCGAGCTTCTGCAGCTTAGCCTGGTCGATGCCCCCCCGCTCTCTCCAAAGGACGGTGGGCTGATCCGGCCGGGGGTCGACCCCGAAATCGACCGCCTGCGTGCGGGGAGCCGGGAGGCCCGCGAGTGGATGGCGGCGTTGGAGGCGGCCGAACGCGCCCGAACCGGCATCCGCAGCCTCAAGGTCGGCTACAACCAGGTGATGGGCTACTACATCGAGGTAAGCAAGGCCAACGAACGCCTCGTCCCGCCCGACTACATCCGCAAAGGGACGCTGGTCGGCGCGGAGCGGTACATCACGGCGGAGATGAAGGACCGCGAGGCGCTGATCCTGACGGCGCAAGAGCGCATCGCGATGCGGGAATACGAGGTCTTCTGCGCGCTTCGCGACGCCGTCCGCGCCGACCTCGGCCCGCTCCAATCCGCCGCCCGCGCGCTCGCCGAGCTCGACGCCCTGTCCGCGCTCGCCGAGGTCGCGGTCCGCCACCGCTACGTCCGGCCGCGTCTCTCCCTCGACGGGGGCCTGCGAATCGTGGAAGGGCGGCACCCCGCGGTGGAGCGGGCGATCGGCCCCCAGCGGTTCGTCCCAAACGATCTCTCCCTGGGGGTCGACGGCCGCACCATCCTCATCGTCACCGGTCCGAACTTCGGCGGGAAGAGCACCTACATCCGCCAGGCCGCGCTCATCGTGATCATGGCCCAGATCGGCTCCTACGTTCCCGCGCGGGAGGCGGAGATCGGTCTGGTCGACCGGATCTTTACCCGGGTGGGGGCCACGGACGACCTCACCGCCGGACGCAGCACATTCCTGAACGAGATGATCGAGGTCGCCCGCATCCTCACCCAGGCCACGGCCCGCAGCTTGGTGATCTTAGACGAGGTCGGCCGGGGCACCAGCACGTACGATGGGATGAGCCTGGCCTGGGCCGTCGTCGAGGACCTGCACGACCGGGTGGGGGCCCGCACCCTCTTCGCCACACACTACCACGAGCTCACGGAGCTGGCCCCCCAACTCGCCCGCGTGGGCAACATCCAGGTCCTCATCAAGGAGGCCGGCCGGGATATCGTGTTCCTCCACCGCGTCGCCGACGGAGCGGCGGCGTCGTCCTACGGGATCCATGTGGCTCGCCTGGCCGGGGTCCCCGAGCCGGTGATCGAGCGGGCACGCGAGGTGCTGGCGGGGTTGGAGGCAGCCTCCGGATCCGCGCGGCCCCCCCGCGGTCGACGGGGCCCGTCGCGCGGCCGGCAGCTGCCGCTGCTGCTCCCCTCCGCCGTCGAAGAGGCCCTCCGCCAAGCCGATCTCGCCCGGATGACCCCGCTCGATGCCTTGAACTTCCTGTCCACCCTGCGGGCGCAGCTCGAGCCGAAGACCGCCACGCCCGAGGCCCCCGAATCCGACCCCGGCGGGGGCGGGCGATCCGGCAGCACCGTGATCCCGTTCCCCCCGCGTCCCCAACGCGGATCATGACGCAGAGCCCGATCCAAGTCCTTCCCCGAAGCGCCGCGGAACGCATCGCGGCCGGCGAGGTCGTAGAACGCCCGGCGTCGGTGGTGAAGGAGCTGGTCGAGAACAGCCTCGATGCGGAGGCCCGCCGCATCACCGTCGAGATCGCCGGGGCGGGCCGGCGGCTGATCCGGGTCAGCGACGACGGCACGGGGATCCCGCAGGTGGAGCTCCGGGTCGCCTTCCAGCGGTTCGCGACCAACAAGATCCGCAGCGCGGAGGATCTGCAGCGGCTCCACACCTATGGGTTCAGGGGCGAAGCGCTCCCCAGCATCGCCGCCGTCGCGCGGGTTCAGATGGTGACGCGCCCCGCCGGCGAGGAGGCGGCCCGCATTCTCGTCTCCGGGGGCACCGAGGAAGCCGTCGGCCCCGCCAGCGGCCCCTACGGGACCACCGTCGCCGTGGAGGACCTCTTCTTCAACACCCCGGCGCGGCGGCAATTCTTGAAGTCGCCCGCCCGCGAGGCCGCGGTGATCGTCGAGACGGTCGAGGCGCTGGCCCTGGCCGCGCCGGAGGTGGGCTTCCGGCTGGTCGATGACGGGCGCGAGGTGTTCTGGTATCCCCCGGAAGGGTTCTTCGAGCGGGCGCGGCGCGTGCTGGGGTCGCAGGCGGCCGAGCAGGCCATCGACCTGTCGGCCGGTGGTGGGATCGCGGCACTCGCCGGGGTGCTCGGCATGCCCCAGGTCGCGCAGCGGCGGCGGACGCACCAGTGGTTCCTCGTCAACGGCCGTCCGGTGCGGAGCCCTCTGCTGGCCCGCGCGCTCGCCCAAGCCTACCACACGCTGATCCCGGACGACCGGTACGCAGCGGCGGTGCTCGGCCTTCGCTTGCCCCCCGCCGAGGTCGACGCCAACATCCACCCCCGCAAGACCGAGGTCCGGTTCGTCCGCGAGCGGCAGATCTTCGACGAGGTCGTGCGCGAGGTCCGGCGCGCTCTGCACCGCGTGCCGCTGCTGCACGTCGTCCCGTCAGATGCGGCCGGAATGGCCCGCGAGGACCCGGCTCCGATCCCGGCCGCCCGCGGATCGTCTCCCGATCTGCGCGTTCCTCCGACCGCGCCCGCAACGGGAGGGACCCTCTGGGAAGCCGGGGCCCCGCTCACGGATCGACGGTGGCCGGCGATCAGGGTGATCGGGCAGCTGGCCCTCACGTATATCGTCGGCCAATCCGGCGGAGATCTCGTCTTGATCGACCAGCACGCGGCCCACGAGCGCGTCCTCTACGAGCAGTTGATCGCGCGCAAGACTGGCGAAGGCGGGCGGGCCCAAGGCCTCGCGGTCCCGGAAGTCGTGGAGTTGACGCCGGGCGAAGCCGCGCTCCTGCCGGAGCTGGCGCCCGCGCTGGAGGAACTCGGATTCGGCATCGAGGACTTCGGGCGGGCAACGGTCCGGCTTTCGTCGGTGCCGGCGATCGCGGCCGCCCGGGCGCCGGGGGACGTGTTCCGCGCCTGCCTCACGGATCTCGCGGACGATCACGGCGCGCACGCCGGCCGGTCACTCGAAGAGCGGCTGGCGATTGCGACCGCCTGTCACACCGCCGTGCGGGCCGGCGATCCTCTGAACGCCGAGACGATGGCGGATCTCCTCACCGCCCTGGCGCGGGCGAAGGACCCGTTCTCGTGCTTCCACGGACGCCCGACACTGGTGAGGGTTCGAGGGGCCGAGATCGAGAAATGGTTCTACCGCCGGACGTAACCGCCGGACGGGGTCGACCCCCCGGGCGCCCGCCCTCCCTGGACGCCATCGACGGACGGCACTGAACCGCAGGTGCCCGCTCAGGTGCGGACGCCGGCGGTCTCACGCCCTCGGAGCACCCAGGAACCCGCCGCGGTGATCTCCACCACGACCGTCGAGCCGACCAGGCGCTCGTCCCCCTCAAGGGTCACCACCTTGTTCGTCCGGGTGCGACCGACGACACCCCCCCGGGCGCCGGGGCTGTCCACGAGCACCTCTTGAGGGGTCCCCACGAGCCGCTGGTTGACCTCGCAGGCGACGCGCTCCACCACGCGGTTGAGATCGAGGAGGCGGCGCCGGGCGATTTCGTCGGGGACCTGGTCGGGGTATCCCGCAGCGGGGGTGCCCTGGCGGGCCGAGTAGATCGCCGTGTTCATCGCGTCGAACCGGACCTCGTTGACCAGCCGAACGGTCCCTTCGAACTCTTCCTCGGTCTCGCCGGGAAAACCGACGATGGCGTCGGTGGTCACGCTTGCGGCCGGCACCGCTTCGCGGATCGCGGCCACGGTGTCCCGGTACTGCGCGGTCGAGTAGGCGCGGTGCATGCGCCGGAGCACCCCGTCGTCCCCCGATTGCACGGGGAGATGGATGTGCTCGCAGACCTTCGGCAGATCCGCCACCGTGCGGATCAAGGCGCGGGTCATGTCCCGGGGGTGGCTGGTGGTGAACCGGATCCGTTCGATCCCATCCACTTCGTGCACGAGCCGCAGCAGATCCGCCAAATTGCACCGCGGGGCCAGGTCGTGCCCGTAGCTGTCCACGTTTTGGCCGAGCAGCGTGACCTCCCGATACCCCCGCGCCGCGAGGCCGGCGACCTCGGCGACGACCGTCGCTGGAGGCACGCTGCGCTCGCGCCCGCGCACGTAGGGCACGACGCAGAAGGTACAAAACTTGTTGCAGCCGTGGATGATGTTCACGAAACCGCGGACCGCGCTCCCCCGATGCGCCGGCAGGATGGGCAACGGATGGGCTCGATCGGATCGATCCCAGACCTCGTACACGGGCTGGCACCCGTCGCGGACCTGGCGAAGCAATTCCGGGAGCCGGTGGATGTTGTGGACGCCGAAGACCAAGTCCAGGTACGGGGCTCGGGCGCGAACCCGCTCGCGGTCCTTTTGCACCAGGCACCCGGCCAGCCCGAGGATCAGGCCGGGCCGGTGCCGCTTGAGGTCGCGCAGCTCCCCCAGCCGGCCATACGCCCGGTCATCCGCTCCCTCGCGGATGGTGCACGTGTTGATGAGGATCACATCGGCATCGGCGGGGCTGTCCGTCGGCTGGTACCCGAGCTCCAGCAGCAACCCCGCCATCGCCTCGGAGTCGCGGACGTTCATCTGGCAGCCTTGGGTGATGATATGAAAACGCGATCCCGTTGACATCGGCGTTCCCCCCGGGGAGTCTACGCCCCGCCCCCCGAATGGTCCTCCCGGGACGCCCCGCCCGCTCCCAAACAGGAGATTGCGGCGGCGCCTCGAAGAAGGGGCCAAAGGAGGGACCGATTATGCCGGCGGTCCTGATCGCGATCTGCTCGAATCCCGAGTGCACCCGGCACGCTGCCTCGGCGCGGGCGAGCGACCTCCCCGTGGACTGCCCCTCCTGCGGGGCGGTGATGCTCGCGCGATGCTGGAAGTGCGAGCGGCTGCTGACCAACCCGTTCACGTCCTACTGCGTCGACTGCGGGGTGCCGCTCAAGCGCATCCTCCCCCAGGTAACCCGGCCGGAACCCCTGCTCGCCATCTGCGCCAACCCCGAATGCAGCGGCGGGATCGAAACCCGCCACACGGTGACGTTTCCCTCCCGCTGCCCGCAGTGCCACTCGCCGCTCGTCTCACACTGCTGGAAGTGTGGCGCCCGGATCGTCTCGCTGGATCAGCACTACTGCCAGGGGTGCGGCGTCCCGCTCAAGCGGCTGCGCGCGATCTCCAACACCTAACCGCCCGGACCGGCTAGAGCTGAAAATCCACCAGCGCCGTCACGCCGACGCCCTGGATCCGGTGAATGTTACCGGGAAGGGGGTTGAGGCTGTCGACCGGGATCAGCGCCTTGATCCGCACCACGCTGAGGAACGATCCCTCGACCTGGGCCACGGCCTGCACCTTGTTCACCGCGGACGCCGGCCCCTGCACCTGGGCGGCTCCAATGTACGACCCGGGGTTGCTCGAGACGATGCCGATCCCCACGCTCAGAATCGGCACTACCTTGGTCATCTGCGTGTTCTGCGCCTTGTTGTTCAGCATCAACTTGTTGATCGCGTCGTTGATCTGGGGGCCGTAGAGCTTGACGACGTAGCCGATGCCGAACAACTTGATGCCTTGAATGATCAGGTTCCCCTGGCCCATCACCGGCTGAATCGCTCCGCCGATCAGCACCCCCGCGAGAAGGGCCGTGACGACCCACACTGCAAAGACCCTACGCATTGTCGCCTCCTATCCACTCGATCGTCTCCCCGACGGCGATCGTTCCCGTCGCCAGGACCCGCGCGTAGACACGAGCATCGCCGGGGTGATGCTGGTGGTGGATCCGATCGAACGCACCGTCGCGGAACGACCCGCGTATCGTCCGGCACGGAGTCGTGTATCGGGTGACCTCGAGCACGACGTCCCCGCACCGAAAGCGCGCCCCCGGTGCGGCCAGCGACCAATCCAACCCCTCGACGGTGAGGTTTTCGCCCGCGGTGCCGGGCGCGATTGGATGCCCCTCCGCCGCCACGCGCTGGATCGCCTCGAACGAGTACAGGCAGATCGCGGCGTCCAGTCCGCCATGGCGGGGATCGTCGTGTCCGTCCCCCTCGACCCCCGCCGAGCCGATGTGCGCCGAGGGGACGGGACGCTTGGGAACTCCGCCGTGTGAGATGTTGATCTGTCTGACGATCCCGCGAGTGTTCATCGGACGGAAACTCATCCTCCTTCGTGATGCTGCCGGCGCTTGTGGGGGCGCGGCGCCCGGGGACCGCCGTTATGGGCGGGAGCCAACCCCGACACGATGGTAATACCCGCGGCCGGATGGTTCAAGCGACGCCGGCCGTCTCCTCGAGCGACCTCCCGGCGGTCTCCTCTCCCAAAAAGAGGATGATCAGGGCGGCGACGACAAGGGTGAAGGCGAAAATGCTCAAGGCGGGCCCGCGCCCGGTCGTCCACGACCGCATCACGATCCCCAGCATCGCGGGCGCCAGGATCGCGCCCGTGCGGCCCGCCGCTGACGCCCACCCCATCGCCGTCGCCCGAATCCGGGTCGGGTACAGCTCCGCGGCGTAGCTCAGGATCACCGGCCAGGATGCCAGCACCCCGCCGGCGAGGGTCATCGCCGCCGCGAGAATCCCGGCCTCGGTGCGTGCCGCGGCGACCCCCACAGCCCCCGCCGCGCCCAGGACCAGGCCGCAGATGATCACGGGCTTGCGTCCCACCCGGTCGATGAGCAGTGTCGCCGCGACCACCGGCAGGCCCATCACGATCGCGACCAGGAGCGAGGCTTGATCGGGGTTGGGGAAGCCTTGAGCCGACAGGAGCGCCGGAAGCAGGATGATCGGGCCGTTGTAGGCCCCGATCATCACGAACCAAACGGCCCAGATCAAGAAACTGTGCCGCCGGAACCGCGGGCTCCACAGCTCGGCGAGGTGCGCGAAGATCGAGGCGCGTCCGGCTTGCTCCTGGTCTGGGAGTTCGAGGGCCACCCCATAGCGCTCGGAGAGGGTTCGGGCCAGCGCCTCTGCCTCGCGGCGCCGGCCGTGGGCCAGCAGGTACCGGGGCGACTCGGGGACGAGCCATGGGCCGATCACGGCCAGGACGACGGGCAGCAGCCCGACCAGGAAGACCGCGCGCCACCCCAGCCCGTGCCCCGCGACCACGCCGCCGACCGCCGCCAGGATCCACCCGAGAATCCAGACGACCTGCGTCCACCCGATCAGCGCGCCGCGGGACCTGCGGGGGGCGAACTCCCCCACCAGGCTTGTCGCCACCGGGGCCACCCCGCCGAAGCCGATCCCGGCGAGGAAGAGGGCGAGCACGATCCAGGAGAGCGACGGCGCCAGCGCCGCGGCGCCGGTGCCCAGGCTGCTGAGCGCGACCGTCGCGCCGAAGCCGACCCGGCGCCCCACCCAGTCCGCCACAAATCCCATAAGGAGGCCGCCCGCGAGCTGCCCCGCCCCCGCGGCCATGATCAGCAGCCCGGCTTGCCCCGGCGTCAGCCCCCAGGACGCTTTGAGCCCCAGCAGCGCAAAGCTGAGCACCCCCAGGTTCATCCCGTTGCTGCCGAATGCCAGGCCGGCGAGGATGGTGACCCGGACGGGGAGCCTTCCCATCCCGGACCGGACCTGCGCGACCGCCTGCATCACGACGGGACGGCGCCAAACGCGTCGATCCCCGTGATATCGCGCCCGAGGATCAACGTGTGGACGTCGTAGGTACCCTCATAGGTGTCGACGGATTCGAGGTTGGCGGCGTGCCGCATCGCGTGATATTCCAGGGTGATCCCGTACCCGCCGAGAATGGTCCGCGCCTCCCGAGCGACGCGCAGCGCCATCCGGACATTGTTCCGTTTCGCCATGCTCACGTGGGTGTACCGCATCGTGCCGGCATCCTTGAGCCGACCGAGCTGGTACGCAAGCAGCTGGGCGGTGGTGATCTCGGTCAGCATGTTCACCAACCGCTCCTGAATGATCTGCGTCGCCGCGATCGGCCGGCCGAACGCGATCCGACCGCGCGCATACGCCAAGGCTTCCTCGTAACAGGCCATCGCCGCGCCCACCGCCCCCCAAGCGATCCCGTACCGAGCCTGCGTCAGGCAGCCCAGCGCCTTCCCCAGCCCGGTGGCCCCGGGGAGTGCGTCCTCGTCTCGGATTCGGACGTCCTCCAGCACCAGCTCGCTCGTCACCGAGGCGCGCATCGAGGCCTTGGTATGGATGTCGTGCGCGGAGAACCCCGGCGTGTGGGGATCGACCAGGAACCCTCGGATCTGCCCATCCTCCGTCTTGGCCCAGATCAGCGCGACATCGGCGAGCGACCCATTGGTGATCCACATCTTCGTTCCGTCGAGCACCCACCCGCCGTCCGTGCGGCGCGCGCGGGTCTGCATCGCCGCCGGATCGCTGCCGGCGTTGGGCTCGGTGAGTCCGAAACAGCCGATCTTTTCGCCCGCCGCCATCGGGGGCAGCCACCGTCTGCGCTGCGCCTCGCTCCCGTACGCAAAGATCGGGTACATGACGAGCGCGCCCTGCACCGAGGCGAACGACCGCACGCCGCTGTCCCCCCGCTCCAGCTCCTGCATGATCAGCCCGTAGGCAACGTTGGTGATGCCCGCGCACCCGTACTCCTGGGGCAGGGTGGCGCCAAACAGCCGGAGGGCGCCGAGCGTCTGGACCAGGTCGCGCGGAAATTCGCCCGCGAGCCAGGCTCGGCCGATGCGAGGGATCACCTCGCGGTCGACCAACCGCGCCACGGTCTCCCGGGTCAGCCGCTCTTCCTCGGTGAGCAGTGGATCGATGTTGAAGTAATCGAGCATGCCCGTCCCTGTCGTCATGGGCCAACCATTCGCGGACGATCGGGGGTCTCCTGTGCTCCGCCGCGCCCGGGACTACACCACCCCCTCGCGCCGGAGGCGGGCGATCTCCTCCGCCGCCAGGCCGAGCTCGGCGAGCACGTCGTCCGTGTGCTCCCCCAGAAGGGGGGGCGGCCGCCGGATCGACCCCGGCGTGGCGGAGCATTTCACCGGCAGTCCCGGGATGGCGATGCGCCCGGCGGTCGGGTGGTCGATCTCGACGAGCATCTCGCGCGCGCGGACCTGTGGGTCGCGGACGATTTCATCGACCGTGGAGATCGGCCCGCAGGGCACGCCCGCCGCGGTCAGCGCCTCGAGCCATTCCGCCGCGCGGCGGGTTCGGAACAGAACCTCGAGCAGCGGGATCAACTCGTGCCGGTTGCGGATCCGGTCCGGGTTGGTGCGGAACCGCAGGTCGTCGGCGAGCCCGAGGCCGGCCAATTCGCAGAACCGGCGGAAGAGGCGGTCGTTGCCCGTCCCGAGCGTGATGTAGCGGCCATCGGCGCAGAGAAACGCCTGGTACGGAACAACCGTGGCGTGCGCGGATCCCCGGCGGGGAGGGATCTCCCCCGAGGCCAGGTAGATTCCCGTGTAGTAGGACAGCCAGGAAATTTGTGCGTCCAGCATGGACACATCCAGCGACTGACCGACGCCCGTGCGGTCGCGGGCGAAGAGCGCCAGCGTGATCGCGTACGCCGCGTACATACCGCCGGCGATGTCGGTGATCGGCACGCCGACCCGCACCGGCCCCCCTCCCTCTTCCCCCGTCGTCCCCATCACGCCGCCCATCCCCTGGAGGATGAGGTCGAACGCGGAACGGTCGCGGTAGGGACCGGTCTGCCCAAATCCCGAGATCGCGCAGTAGATCACCCGCGGGTTCCGTCGACGCAAGACCTCCTCGCCGATCCCGAGCCGGCTCATCGTGCCGGGGGTGAAATTCTCGACCACGACGTCGGCCCGGTCCACCAGTCGGAGGAAGATCGCGGTCGCTTCAGGATGCCGGAGGTTGAGGGTCAGACTCCGCTTGTTGCGGTTCACGCTGAGGAAATAGATGCTCTCCCCCCCCGCGAACGGTGGACCCCAGGCTCGGGCGCCGTCGCCCTCGCCGGGCGATTCGATCTTCAGCACCTCCGCTCCGTAGTCCGCCAGCATCGCGGTACCGAACGGGCCGGCCATGAACCGGGTCAGATCGACGACCCGGACCCCTTCGAGCGGGGACGTCGGTGCGACTGCTCCTGGTGATGTGCGCGCCACAGTGCCCTCCCGTGAAGTGCCTGCATCTGCGCATTCGTCTCCGCGGATGACGCCATTGTACCCCGCCCCCCGGGGCGGCGGAAGGGGCGGCGAGGGGCAGCGCCAAATGCCCATCCAACCCATGAAAACCGAGGCCGTGCGCGCGCTCGACGATTTGGCCATCCCCTACACGCTCCGCCGATTCAAGGCGACGGCCCTCTCCGCCGAAGAAGCGGCCCTGGCGCTCGGGGCGCCCCTGGCTGCGATCGTCAAGACTCTCGTCCTGCGTGGTGACCGCACCGGGGTGCTGCGGGTGTGCGTGGGGGGAACCAAACGCCTCAGCCTGAAAAAGCTGGCCCAGGCCTCGGGGAACAAGCGGGTCGACCTGGTCCCGGTGGCCGATCTGCGTCGTCTCACCGGATACCTCCGCGGCGGGGTCTCCCCCCTCGGCGGCCGAACGAAGCATCCGGTGTACTGCGACGTCTCGGTGCTGGGCGTCGCTCGGGTGTTCGTCAACGGCGGGATGCGCGGACTCCAGCTCGAACTCGAAGCGGAAGCGCTGATCCGGGCGACCGGCGCGATCGTCGTCGAGGTCGGGGAGGACGTCTGACGCCGGGGCGGCCGGGCCCAGCGCGGGCCGAAGACGCGCTCAGCGCCGCGCCAGCAACTCCGCGATCAGCACCAGCGCCGCCGTCCCCAGCGCGACGAGCCCGAGGATGATGAACGGATGGCGGAGGAGACGGTCGCGGATCGGGGCGCCTAGGGGGGGGTCTCGCCGGGCCAGCACATTCAGATCCACCGACTCGGGATGGCGGAGCGCCCGAGCGAACTCCTCCGCGTTCGGGTACCGCTCCTGCTTCCGGCGACGCATGGCCCGGGCGGCGACCGCGGCCACCGCCGGGGGAACGTCGCGCCGCCGCCGGGTGAGCGGCTCAGGATCCATGTTGAGATGTTGGTACATCGTGCTGAGCGGGTTCGTGCTCCGGT of the bacterium genome contains:
- the mutL gene encoding DNA mismatch repair endonuclease MutL — its product is MTQSPIQVLPRSAAERIAAGEVVERPASVVKELVENSLDAEARRITVEIAGAGRRLIRVSDDGTGIPQVELRVAFQRFATNKIRSAEDLQRLHTYGFRGEALPSIAAVARVQMVTRPAGEEAARILVSGGTEEAVGPASGPYGTTVAVEDLFFNTPARRQFLKSPAREAAVIVETVEALALAAPEVGFRLVDDGREVFWYPPEGFFERARRVLGSQAAEQAIDLSAGGGIAALAGVLGMPQVAQRRRTHQWFLVNGRPVRSPLLARALAQAYHTLIPDDRYAAAVLGLRLPPAEVDANIHPRKTEVRFVRERQIFDEVVREVRRALHRVPLLHVVPSDAAGMAREDPAPIPAARGSSPDLRVPPTAPATGGTLWEAGAPLTDRRWPAIRVIGQLALTYIVGQSGGDLVLIDQHAAHERVLYEQLIARKTGEGGRAQGLAVPEVVELTPGEAALLPELAPALEELGFGIEDFGRATVRLSSVPAIAAARAPGDVFRACLTDLADDHGAHAGRSLEERLAIATACHTAVRAGDPLNAETMADLLTALARAKDPFSCFHGRPTLVRVRGAEIEKWFYRRT
- the mutS gene encoding DNA mismatch repair protein MutS produces the protein MSSLTPMMQQYRSLKDQHPNAVLLFRLGDFFEAFDEDAAIVARELQLTLTSRPVAKGRRIPMCGIPHHALHTYVRRLIDRGHRVAICDQVEDPKHTRTLVRREVVRIVTPGTVIEDDLLTPRENNFLAAVMRRPRSTRGAEGAGRADGWGMAWADLSTGEFFAMEGEAGVELSDTLALWHPREVLVPDDPEMIAVTVEGITTTPCDAQWFDPEAAARILRDHLGVATLDAFGLAEAPLATGAAGALILYLRETQKGALPHLRNLRLIPRESALVFDEATQRALALWPASRDGRGGETLLDVLDLSETPMGGRLLRRWLQHPLIDLAALEARLNGVESFVGNASAREALRARLRTVGDIERLAGRLAHEAGSPRDLAALRNSLQALPPIPPLLAGMADVGIQGFLPALAVPPEVGELLQLSLVDAPPLSPKDGGLIRPGVDPEIDRLRAGSREAREWMAALEAAERARTGIRSLKVGYNQVMGYYIEVSKANERLVPPDYIRKGTLVGAERYITAEMKDREALILTAQERIAMREYEVFCALRDAVRADLGPLQSAARALAELDALSALAEVAVRHRYVRPRLSLDGGLRIVEGRHPAVERAIGPQRFVPNDLSLGVDGRTILIVTGPNFGGKSTYIRQAALIVIMAQIGSYVPAREAEIGLVDRIFTRVGATDDLTAGRSTFLNEMIEVARILTQATARSLVILDEVGRGTSTYDGMSLAWAVVEDLHDRVGARTLFATHYHELTELAPQLARVGNIQVLIKEAGRDIVFLHRVADGAAASSYGIHVARLAGVPEPVIERAREVLAGLEAASGSARPPRGRRGPSRGRQLPLLLPSAVEEALRQADLARMTPLDALNFLSTLRAQLEPKTATPEAPESDPGGGGRSGSTVIPFPPRPQRGS
- the miaA gene encoding tRNA (adenosine(37)-N6)-dimethylallyltransferase MiaA, whose product is MSAPALIVIGGPTAIGKTAIAVALAERLDAEIVSADSRTLYRGMDIGTAKPTPEDRRRVPHHLIDVAAPDEIVTLADYQRLARVALEGIRGRHRVALLVGGTGLYIRAVVDDLRIPSAPPNWPLRAELEAEEHAGGPGTLYRRLLLVDPAAAMRVHPHNVRRIIRALEVHAGTGVPISMLQQALLPATVDRAPVPGVAMFALTMDGSLLQARIRRRIDQHLAAGLVEEVRSLLRTGFSRTLPALQGLGYKEIAAHLDGSVSLEEAGEILRRNTRRYAKRQSTWFRADRRYRWLDVGEAPPEAVAEQIRVMITM